A section of the Sedimentisphaera cyanobacteriorum genome encodes:
- a CDS encoding arabinan endo-1,5-alpha-L-arabinosidase: MFRKLTILFFAAALCSICSAKEIISLADPAIIQDDDGWFYAFGTGRGLPVYKTKDMVDWQKADTVFDAPVPEWAKKPMNNPNAIWAPDIVKMAGDYYAYYSVSKFGSQRSAIGVARNKALNPDSPDYEWEDLGMVVESFPDKSSFNAIDPCVFQLENGKAYMFWGSFWSGLKSVEINPETGKPLNQNPDIQPIAARPNSHPPAIEAPYYYGKDNIHYLFVSYNSCCDQAESIYKIMVGRAGKPLGPYRGLDGEKMLDGGGALLLSNNDNWRGPGHNSVIEAKGKTWLVHHTYDTFNLHRRRIIQVRPLYWTSSGWPVAGEPLSKTNPMTAEKTNPSSRDLFGSWRLSIDYSEKGIFDFVRDGKIASHPKAWWKHSGSRIKVYIPGKLTGQNSEAEAETLFIEPSESCMVGRNQNGEILRFKKVGVCR, from the coding sequence ATGTTTCGCAAACTTACTATCCTATTTTTCGCTGCTGCTTTATGCTCAATCTGCTCTGCAAAAGAGATTATATCACTTGCAGACCCAGCGATAATTCAAGATGATGACGGCTGGTTCTACGCTTTCGGGACAGGAAGAGGCCTGCCGGTGTATAAGACCAAAGACATGGTTGACTGGCAGAAGGCTGATACCGTTTTTGATGCTCCTGTGCCGGAATGGGCGAAAAAGCCGATGAACAACCCTAATGCAATATGGGCTCCGGATATAGTTAAGATGGCTGGGGATTATTACGCATACTACAGCGTTTCGAAGTTCGGAAGCCAGCGGTCTGCCATTGGTGTTGCACGGAATAAAGCCCTGAATCCCGATTCGCCTGATTACGAATGGGAAGACCTCGGAATGGTTGTAGAATCTTTTCCGGATAAAAGCAGCTTCAACGCGATTGACCCTTGCGTTTTTCAGCTTGAGAACGGCAAGGCATATATGTTTTGGGGGTCGTTCTGGAGCGGGCTCAAGAGCGTTGAGATCAACCCTGAAACCGGCAAGCCCCTCAATCAAAACCCCGATATCCAGCCGATAGCTGCAAGGCCGAACAGCCATCCGCCAGCCATCGAAGCCCCCTACTACTACGGAAAGGACAACATCCATTATCTGTTCGTGTCTTACAACAGCTGCTGCGACCAGGCAGAAAGCATATATAAGATTATGGTAGGCCGTGCGGGCAAACCCCTCGGGCCTTACCGCGGCCTCGACGGCGAGAAAATGCTGGACGGCGGCGGGGCTCTTCTGCTCTCAAACAACGACAACTGGCGCGGCCCCGGGCACAATTCGGTAATCGAAGCGAAAGGGAAAACTTGGCTCGTTCACCATACATACGACACATTCAACCTGCACAGAAGACGCATTATTCAGGTGCGCCCGCTGTACTGGACTTCCAGCGGATGGCCTGTTGCAGGCGAGCCTCTGAGCAAAACAAACCCTATGACCGCCGAGAAGACTAATCCGTCCTCCAGAGACCTTTTCGGCAGCTGGAGACTGAGCATCGATTACTCAGAAAAAGGGATTTTCGATTTCGTAAGAGACGGAAAAATCGCCTCGCATCCAAAGGCCTGGTGGAAGCATTCAGGCAGCAGGATAAAGGTTTATATCCCGGGCAAGCTCACCGGGCAGAACTCCGAGGCGGAAGCTGAAACGCTTTTCATCGAACCTTCTGAGAGCTGTATGGTAGGCAGAAACCAAAACGGAGAAATACTGAGATTCAAGAAGGTAGGCGTTTGCAGGTAA
- a CDS encoding protein translocase subunit SecDF, which produces MEKKQHWKGVLILVLVVFAGLSLWPPQSKLKPGLDLAGGASLIYSIDTEGMSDSETDGLAAKVIPVIKKRLDPDGLSNIVIRPQGDTRFEIQLPLASEETQKLREKYQKAYDALADTNINLAVVINSLSLPEKDRQEKFKEFAKSESHRDLLSTLASIYDKRERLRDKRDSAKEAMENAKSSMEDLGMRTTGLQYQYENWSEKEGEQLTEALNSYVEKTAKEGEEPENAQKKVSLLKDYIQSRNEYVQVVDELAGEVADKYKDALNDISKLNISLEAFTEMLGSAGRQEYLAETKNKFPDRIEEIENFVSAYDAYAGVRGRLDDPEDVKRMLKGAGVLEFRIIPRAASGDISSEEAQNYIQQLKTKGPKLASDSDYVWCEVDDPHGKGFPGSVTGEFAGKKYVLASNKDGEVLLNNQDGKDWKLAKARRETDQAGRRAIGFQMNEIGANMFYELTDSNLNRQLGVLLDGKLLSSATIQAAIGKRGIITGNFSQVEQADMVNKLNAGSLPARISPAPISEKTIGATIGEDNRDQGITAGIIGLVVVMIFMLIYYTLSGSIADIALLLNMLFILGVMAFSGATFTLPGIAGLILTIGMAVDANVLIFERIREEQESGATLKTAIKSGYGKAFWTIFDANLTTFITAFILYRVASEEIKGFAIVLMIGIVSSMFTALFFSRTVFQWLIGAGLVKDKLVMLKMIRRPNVQWMNMRFGFFAVSGVVVATGLFIFFARGSDKYDIEFTGGTSVQVNFKENVSYERDEVEKKIKEAGLESAEVYSVGDNNQSYEINTTETNKSRVDVNFEGQAPSKEKALQLLNTNSSDYVKHIEVSKSGSTLEVSTSQLAKSEMRDLLSQAFSNYEYNLGELKVDEVVNNAIIEAFGEELERRMALGLEAEEPVVIDDKVADKKPVLLNYIGGVYINCTIDNPAEAGQIEARLNDLRFKPDMRDLTWFKFHILSENGEKLDENQKVSEFKYVALHPDAGSRELSEDEIETFKENELTKIKAAAAIETSLPRVTQINPSIGSESQTKALVAIVLSLIAIIAYIWIRFGNLSFGLAAIAALVHDVCITLGILAGCVFVANTAVGEMLGIRDFKINLEIIAAFLTIIGYSLNDTIVVFDRIRENRGSNLNVWKELLNRSINQTLSRTILTSVTTFVVVLIMYIWGGAGLRGFTFAMLLGVLAGTYSSIAIASPVLLIGAGSKKTKSKK; this is translated from the coding sequence ATGGAGAAAAAACAGCACTGGAAAGGTGTTTTAATCTTAGTTCTTGTAGTTTTTGCGGGGCTTTCCCTATGGCCTCCGCAGAGTAAGCTCAAGCCCGGGCTCGATTTGGCCGGCGGTGCAAGTCTGATTTACAGTATCGACACCGAAGGTATGAGCGATTCTGAAACCGATGGACTGGCCGCAAAGGTAATTCCGGTTATCAAGAAACGTTTAGACCCGGACGGGCTTTCGAATATTGTTATACGCCCGCAGGGCGACACGAGATTCGAAATTCAGCTTCCCCTCGCAAGCGAGGAAACTCAGAAGCTCAGGGAGAAATACCAGAAGGCTTACGATGCCCTCGCAGATACCAACATAAATCTTGCGGTGGTTATCAACTCTCTGTCTCTGCCTGAGAAGGACCGTCAGGAGAAGTTCAAGGAATTTGCGAAGTCTGAATCACACAGAGACTTGCTGAGCACCCTTGCTTCAATATACGATAAGCGTGAAAGGCTTCGGGATAAGAGAGATTCGGCGAAAGAAGCGATGGAGAATGCCAAGTCTTCCATGGAAGATCTCGGCATGCGCACAACAGGCCTTCAGTATCAGTATGAAAACTGGTCTGAGAAAGAGGGCGAACAGCTTACAGAAGCGCTTAACTCGTATGTAGAAAAAACTGCAAAGGAAGGCGAGGAGCCCGAAAATGCGCAGAAGAAAGTTTCCCTGCTGAAAGACTATATCCAAAGCAGGAACGAGTATGTGCAGGTGGTTGATGAGCTTGCAGGTGAAGTGGCGGATAAATACAAAGACGCCCTCAACGACATTTCAAAACTCAACATCAGCCTTGAGGCCTTCACCGAGATGCTCGGCTCTGCCGGCAGGCAGGAATACCTTGCAGAGACCAAAAACAAATTCCCCGACAGAATCGAGGAAATTGAAAACTTCGTTTCCGCTTACGATGCGTATGCAGGCGTTCGCGGAAGGCTCGACGACCCTGAAGACGTTAAGCGTATGCTAAAGGGAGCGGGCGTTCTGGAATTCAGGATTATACCGAGAGCCGCTTCAGGAGACATCAGCAGCGAGGAAGCTCAGAACTACATCCAGCAGCTCAAAACCAAAGGACCGAAGCTCGCATCAGATTCTGATTATGTATGGTGCGAGGTGGACGACCCGCACGGAAAAGGCTTCCCGGGATCTGTAACAGGTGAGTTTGCAGGCAAGAAATACGTTCTTGCAAGCAATAAAGATGGTGAAGTGCTGCTGAATAATCAGGACGGGAAAGACTGGAAGCTCGCAAAGGCAAGGCGTGAGACCGATCAGGCCGGAAGAAGGGCGATAGGCTTCCAGATGAACGAAATCGGCGCTAATATGTTCTACGAGCTCACCGATTCAAACCTGAACCGTCAGCTCGGCGTTCTTCTGGACGGCAAACTTCTCAGCAGCGCAACAATACAGGCTGCGATAGGCAAGCGGGGTATCATTACAGGAAACTTCTCGCAGGTCGAGCAGGCCGATATGGTGAACAAGCTAAATGCCGGCTCTCTGCCTGCAAGGATAAGCCCTGCACCAATCTCAGAGAAGACTATCGGAGCTACAATAGGCGAGGACAACCGCGATCAGGGAATAACTGCCGGAATTATCGGTCTGGTAGTGGTGATGATCTTTATGCTGATCTACTACACCCTAAGCGGCTCGATTGCAGATATAGCGCTTCTGCTGAATATGCTGTTTATACTCGGCGTGATGGCGTTTTCCGGCGCTACATTCACCCTCCCTGGAATTGCAGGTTTGATTCTTACAATAGGTATGGCAGTTGATGCAAACGTGCTGATATTCGAGCGTATCCGAGAGGAGCAGGAATCAGGCGCAACTCTCAAAACAGCGATAAAATCCGGCTACGGCAAGGCCTTCTGGACAATATTCGATGCGAACCTTACAACCTTCATCACAGCCTTCATTCTCTACAGAGTGGCTTCCGAGGAGATCAAGGGCTTCGCAATAGTTCTTATGATTGGTATTGTCTCGAGTATGTTTACAGCCTTGTTCTTTTCAAGGACAGTTTTCCAATGGCTGATCGGTGCCGGTTTGGTTAAAGATAAGCTCGTTATGCTCAAAATGATCCGCAGGCCGAATGTGCAGTGGATGAATATGCGTTTCGGCTTCTTCGCTGTTTCCGGCGTGGTTGTTGCTACTGGGCTGTTTATCTTTTTCGCTCGCGGCAGCGATAAATACGACATCGAATTCACCGGCGGTACAAGCGTTCAGGTGAACTTCAAGGAAAACGTTTCTTATGAGCGCGATGAAGTTGAGAAGAAGATTAAAGAAGCCGGTCTTGAGTCGGCAGAGGTTTACAGCGTAGGCGATAACAACCAGAGCTACGAAATAAATACAACCGAGACTAACAAGAGCAGGGTGGATGTTAATTTTGAAGGCCAGGCTCCATCGAAAGAGAAGGCTTTACAGCTGCTTAACACAAATTCAAGCGATTATGTTAAGCATATAGAGGTTAGCAAAAGCGGCAGCACCCTCGAAGTTTCTACCAGCCAGCTTGCAAAATCTGAAATGCGTGATCTGCTTTCTCAGGCTTTCAGTAATTATGAGTATAACCTCGGCGAGCTGAAGGTAGATGAGGTGGTAAACAACGCTATAATCGAGGCCTTCGGCGAGGAGCTCGAAAGACGCATGGCACTCGGCCTGGAAGCTGAAGAGCCTGTGGTGATTGATGATAAGGTGGCAGATAAGAAACCTGTTCTGCTCAATTATATTGGCGGAGTCTATATCAACTGCACCATAGATAATCCAGCCGAAGCCGGCCAAATAGAGGCAAGACTAAACGATCTTCGCTTCAAGCCGGATATGAGAGACCTTACATGGTTTAAGTTCCATATTTTGAGCGAGAACGGCGAGAAGCTCGATGAAAACCAGAAGGTAAGCGAGTTTAAGTATGTGGCACTTCATCCAGATGCGGGCTCAAGAGAGCTCTCTGAGGACGAGATCGAGACCTTCAAGGAAAATGAGCTTACTAAAATCAAGGCGGCAGCAGCTATCGAAACATCTCTGCCGAGGGTAACCCAGATCAATCCTTCAATAGGAAGCGAATCGCAAACGAAGGCTTTAGTGGCGATTGTGCTTTCGCTGATTGCTATTATCGCCTATATATGGATACGATTCGGGAATCTCTCGTTCGGTCTTGCGGCGATCGCAGCCCTCGTTCACGATGTCTGCATTACGCTTGGAATCCTCGCTGGATGCGTGTTTGTTGCAAACACAGCAGTTGGCGAGATGCTCGGGATACGTGATTTCAAGATTAATCTTGAGATAATAGCGGCCTTCCTCACGATTATCGGTTATTCGCTTAATGATACGATTGTTGTGTTCGACCGAATCAGAGAAAACCGCGGCTCAAATCTGAATGTATGGAAAGAGCTGCTGAACAGAAGTATTAACCAAACGCTTTCAAGAACGATCCTTACATCCGTTACAACGTTCGTAGTTGTGCTGATTATGTACATCTGGGGCGGTGCAGGACTGAGAGGATTTACCTTTGCGATGCTGCTTGGCGTGCTTGCCGGTACGTATTCCTCAATAGCAATCGCATCTCCTGTATTGCTTATAGGGGCAGGAAGCAAAAAGACAAAATCCAAGAAGTGA
- a CDS encoding LysM peptidoglycan-binding domain-containing protein, protein MQSHTPDSFRAILESSEDGQSDSFSAGQITEANGNNNLIGQNPESPAVYHIVKKGETLSSISKKYFGKSSKWNEILRANRDKINSAAELKPGMNLRIPENSE, encoded by the coding sequence GTGCAATCTCATACTCCAGATTCATTCAGGGCTATCCTTGAAAGCAGCGAAGATGGGCAAAGCGATTCTTTCTCTGCCGGCCAGATAACCGAGGCAAATGGGAACAATAACCTCATCGGGCAAAATCCCGAGAGCCCTGCTGTTTATCATATTGTAAAAAAAGGCGAAACGCTTTCCTCAATTTCAAAGAAATATTTCGGCAAGTCTTCTAAGTGGAACGAGATACTTAGAGCCAATCGGGATAAAATAAATTCCGCAGCCGAGCTTAAGCCCGGGATGAATTTGAGAATTCCTGAAAATAGCGAATAA
- a CDS encoding IS1634 family transposase — protein sequence MYLKKHKRKKNGKINSYYSIAEKRKVSRGRYVEKMVLYLGEISDSQKKSWQRSIEIINEDNKPVRKSLFAFDQDNHTHHDIDTIPVKLSKMKLNNPRTFGDCWLGCEIWDMLGLDTFWSERIDTAKSPVDYSKVVKLLTVNRLIKPGAEFYVHRHWFTQTAMDVLLGCEFDVAEKNRLYRCLDRILPYKEELCSYLKDTWQMMFNLEYDILLYDITSTYFEGLCKSNPKAKFGHSKDRRGDCRQILIALVVTPEGFPINYEILAGNTSERTTLKPLLNKIESKYGKAGRLWLMDRGIPTEAVLEYMRDNGIDYLVGTPRKLLDEFQEELSVKSWFDVNGSVRIKHIAKDDECYILARSKERMAKERAMRKRKLRNYLEGLEKLKKCRSRDVFMQRLGKLKHQAGSCRKCVTLTIPRNKERIEKGEFDYKFEASKYKEMIYRDGTYFLRTNQSGKDGAALWKEYMLQCNVEQAFRELKSDLGIRPVYHHKQDRVEAHVFVAFMSYCLQVTLRHKLRASACGMTAQAALAAMSRIQMLDVSFETQDSRTLLMQRYTEPEDEHKLLLQKLKIELPPQKPPKIYSGKLKK from the coding sequence ATGTACTTGAAGAAGCACAAGCGAAAGAAGAATGGTAAGATCAATTCCTATTACAGCATAGCGGAGAAGCGTAAGGTTTCTCGCGGGCGTTATGTTGAGAAGATGGTGCTGTATCTTGGTGAAATCTCTGATTCTCAGAAGAAGTCTTGGCAGAGATCCATTGAGATAATCAACGAGGACAACAAGCCTGTCCGCAAGTCATTATTCGCTTTTGATCAGGACAATCACACACATCACGACATAGATACGATTCCGGTAAAGCTCTCAAAGATGAAGCTTAACAACCCCAGAACATTCGGGGACTGCTGGCTCGGCTGCGAGATATGGGATATGCTGGGATTAGACACCTTCTGGTCGGAGAGGATAGACACTGCCAAATCGCCGGTTGACTATTCAAAAGTTGTAAAATTGCTGACAGTAAACCGTCTTATCAAGCCCGGAGCGGAGTTTTATGTCCACCGGCACTGGTTCACTCAGACCGCAATGGATGTATTGCTGGGCTGTGAATTTGATGTTGCCGAAAAAAACCGGCTTTACCGTTGTCTGGACAGGATATTGCCGTATAAAGAAGAGCTTTGTTCTTATTTGAAAGACACATGGCAGATGATGTTCAATCTGGAATATGACATTCTGCTTTACGATATAACCAGTACTTATTTTGAGGGATTATGCAAAAGCAATCCCAAGGCAAAATTCGGCCACAGCAAAGACCGCAGAGGCGATTGCAGGCAGATTCTTATCGCTTTGGTAGTTACCCCTGAGGGATTTCCGATCAATTATGAGATACTCGCCGGCAACACCTCAGAGAGAACAACGCTTAAACCCTTGTTAAACAAGATAGAGTCGAAATACGGCAAGGCAGGCAGGTTATGGCTGATGGACAGAGGTATTCCAACAGAAGCTGTGCTGGAGTATATGCGTGATAACGGGATTGATTATCTTGTCGGAACGCCCCGTAAGCTGCTGGATGAATTCCAAGAAGAGCTTTCTGTGAAAAGCTGGTTTGATGTAAATGGAAGCGTTCGCATAAAGCATATAGCCAAAGATGACGAATGCTATATTCTTGCTCGAAGCAAAGAGAGAATGGCTAAAGAACGGGCTATGCGTAAAAGAAAGCTCCGTAATTACTTAGAAGGACTGGAGAAGTTAAAGAAATGCCGCAGCCGAGATGTTTTTATGCAAAGGCTCGGCAAACTCAAACATCAGGCGGGCAGCTGCCGTAAGTGTGTAACTCTTACGATTCCCCGAAATAAGGAAAGGATTGAGAAGGGCGAGTTTGATTATAAGTTTGAAGCGAGCAAATATAAAGAAATGATATACCGCGACGGCACATACTTTTTGCGTACAAACCAGTCTGGCAAGGATGGTGCAGCCCTGTGGAAGGAATATATGCTTCAGTGCAACGTTGAGCAGGCATTCAGGGAGCTCAAGAGCGATCTGGGAATTCGTCCTGTCTATCACCATAAGCAAGACAGGGTTGAGGCTCACGTGTTTGTAGCGTTTATGAGCTATTGTTTGCAAGTAACACTGAGGCATAAGCTCAGGGCAAGCGCCTGCGGGATGACTGCTCAGGCGGCATTAGCAGCAATGTCTCGGATCCAGATGCTGGATGTTTCATTTGAAACGCAAGACAGCAGAACTCTGCTTATGCAGAGATATACCGAACCGGAAGACGAACACAAGCTGCTGCTGCAGAAATTGAAGATAGAACTGCCGCCGCAAAAACCTCCGAAAATATACAGCGGGAAACTGAAAAAATAA
- the yajC gene encoding preprotein translocase subunit YajC, whose product MRNLWVLAAADPASGENTVTMEQADGSASTNSTVESTSKTGAEGTGEQQAPQGMPPGQILLLVGLLVMMYFVLFHGPRKQQKKQQQMRDSLNKNDRVVTIGGIYGTILEIKDGMVTLKVDESTNAKVKMKLTAIAGKAEEKQA is encoded by the coding sequence ATGCGTAATTTATGGGTTTTAGCAGCGGCCGATCCGGCCTCTGGCGAGAACACAGTAACAATGGAGCAGGCTGACGGTTCAGCCAGCACAAATTCAACGGTAGAAAGCACAAGTAAAACCGGTGCTGAAGGAACAGGTGAGCAGCAGGCCCCTCAGGGGATGCCTCCCGGACAGATTCTTCTGCTTGTTGGTCTTCTTGTAATGATGTATTTTGTTCTTTTTCACGGCCCGCGCAAGCAGCAGAAAAAGCAGCAGCAAATGCGTGATTCGCTGAACAAGAATGACAGAGTGGTTACTATCGGCGGTATCTACGGGACTATCCTGGAGATAAAAGACGGTATGGTTACTCTGAAGGTCGATGAATCGACTAATGCGAAGGTAAAAATGAAGCTCACCGCTATTGCAGGCAAGGCAGAAGAGAAGCAGGCCTGA
- a CDS encoding UDP-N-acetylglucosamine--N-acetylmuramyl-(pentapeptide) pyrophosphoryl-undecaprenol N-acetylglucosamine transferase produces the protein MSKRIFFAGGGTGGHIYPSLAVAEAMEKNSDIDISFFCSERAVDSEILGSQPYSFYKLPAKQFGLNAPFAAGFLKSISKAVSILKKAKPCVVAGCGGFVSAPVLAAAKLLAIPSVFINIDIIPGRANRLFINMCREVYLQFEDTLEYFDKGRVAPFVTGCPLRSEFAESAELEKPAFLSPDKKLLLISGASSGALSINKAMCLLAEQFDRYARSWQITVIAGRGKADQLRKVYEEREIEAHILEYTDQMPALLANASLAAGRSGALSVAEYAFLGVPVVCIPYPYHKDQHQLLNARKLQDKGAALIAEDCREDYQSTADNLSKALFPLMEDQNRLEEMKNRALNNCQSRQNPAELIAERIISL, from the coding sequence ATGAGTAAGCGAATTTTCTTTGCTGGGGGCGGAACAGGAGGCCATATATACCCTTCTCTCGCCGTTGCCGAGGCGATGGAGAAAAACAGTGATATCGACATATCATTCTTCTGCAGCGAAAGGGCGGTTGACAGTGAGATTTTGGGCAGTCAGCCTTACAGCTTCTATAAGCTCCCCGCCAAACAATTTGGCCTTAACGCCCCCTTTGCTGCCGGCTTCCTTAAGAGCATTTCGAAAGCGGTCAGTATATTAAAGAAGGCAAAGCCCTGCGTGGTTGCAGGGTGCGGGGGGTTTGTATCAGCCCCTGTCCTCGCTGCGGCAAAGCTTTTGGCAATCCCGTCGGTGTTTATAAATATCGATATAATCCCGGGCAGGGCAAACAGGCTTTTTATAAATATGTGCAGAGAGGTTTATCTGCAGTTTGAAGATACGCTCGAATATTTTGATAAGGGCAGGGTTGCTCCGTTTGTAACGGGCTGTCCGCTGAGAAGCGAGTTTGCCGAATCTGCAGAGCTCGAGAAGCCGGCATTCCTTTCGCCGGACAAAAAGCTTTTGCTCATTAGCGGGGCATCCAGCGGCGCACTGAGCATCAACAAGGCGATGTGCCTTTTAGCTGAGCAATTCGATCGATACGCCAGAAGCTGGCAGATTACCGTTATTGCAGGAAGAGGCAAGGCAGACCAGCTTCGCAAAGTTTATGAGGAAAGGGAAATTGAGGCTCATATTCTTGAATACACCGACCAGATGCCCGCTCTTCTGGCAAATGCTTCTCTTGCAGCGGGACGGAGCGGGGCATTGAGCGTGGCGGAATATGCCTTTTTGGGCGTGCCTGTGGTATGCATTCCATACCCCTACCACAAAGACCAGCACCAGCTCCTTAATGCCCGAAAGCTTCAGGATAAAGGTGCGGCTTTGATAGCTGAAGACTGCCGTGAGGATTATCAAAGCACAGCGGATAATCTGAGTAAAGCATTATTCCCGCTTATGGAAGATCAGAACAGATTAGAGGAAATGAAAAACCGCGCTTTGAATAACTGCCAAAGCAGGCAAAACCCGGCAGAGCTTATAGCAGAAAGAATAATCTCGCTCTAA
- a CDS encoding FtsW/RodA/SpoVE family cell cycle protein: MEKQKDYSDAIAMTAFTLMGIGVVMVYSSKAGWDSQFTSYRLLLYAFAVLIVFLFSIVPYQWFSIPERGEIKGRIQEADELGSSKFLAFVRGVLRCAALPLFMLATLSLLILIFAGFGKSVNNSMRWIVLGPIKFQPSEMAKYCVIFFLCWFAVKHNHVLQRCSIIKPKNSLDSPYNGPRGLKFFALLFMAFIVPAVYILLVIVNDFGTGAFMCLIAALILFIGGLPLWMLAGGVTAGIPLLSVFVWLRPYRVKRILAFLNDNGQYKDINYQQNQSLAAIYNGGIFGEGLGRGICKRGAVPEAETDFIFSVIGEELGLLGALLVIALFVTLLILGLKTAKQCREPFGKLLAFTISAAFAIQAFMNILVVLKLLPNKGIPLPFISAGGTSLFISCMGIGILMNIARQSSKSLEENY, from the coding sequence ATGGAAAAGCAAAAGGATTATTCAGATGCAATCGCAATGACCGCCTTTACCCTGATGGGGATTGGTGTTGTGATGGTATATTCCTCAAAAGCAGGCTGGGATTCTCAGTTCACCTCCTACCGCCTGCTCTTATATGCTTTTGCGGTTTTGATTGTTTTTCTCTTCAGTATTGTTCCCTATCAGTGGTTTTCGATACCCGAAAGGGGCGAGATAAAGGGCAGAATACAAGAGGCCGATGAGCTGGGCAGTTCAAAGTTCTTGGCATTTGTTCGGGGTGTTTTAAGATGCGCCGCTTTGCCCTTATTTATGCTTGCCACTTTATCCCTTCTGATTTTGATTTTTGCCGGCTTCGGGAAAAGCGTAAACAATTCAATGAGATGGATCGTGCTTGGACCGATAAAATTTCAGCCCTCCGAGATGGCTAAATACTGCGTTATATTTTTTCTATGCTGGTTTGCTGTAAAGCATAACCATGTTTTGCAGAGATGCAGCATCATAAAGCCCAAAAACAGCTTAGATTCGCCTTATAACGGCCCGAGGGGCTTAAAATTCTTTGCCCTGCTTTTTATGGCATTCATTGTTCCGGCCGTTTACATACTCCTTGTGATAGTAAATGATTTCGGCACAGGGGCTTTTATGTGTCTTATTGCGGCTCTGATTCTCTTTATCGGAGGGCTTCCGCTCTGGATGCTTGCAGGGGGGGTGACAGCGGGGATACCTCTGCTTTCCGTTTTCGTTTGGCTCAGGCCTTACCGCGTAAAAAGGATTCTCGCTTTCCTCAATGACAACGGGCAGTACAAGGATATTAACTATCAGCAGAACCAGTCTTTAGCTGCGATATACAACGGCGGCATATTCGGGGAGGGGCTCGGGAGAGGAATATGCAAGAGGGGGGCTGTGCCTGAAGCAGAAACCGATTTTATTTTCAGCGTAATAGGCGAGGAGCTCGGCCTTCTGGGGGCTCTGCTGGTGATAGCTCTTTTTGTAACTCTGCTTATTCTCGGATTGAAAACAGCGAAGCAGTGCAGAGAGCCTTTTGGAAAACTCCTTGCCTTCACTATCTCCGCTGCTTTTGCCATACAGGCGTTTATGAATATTCTTGTAGTATTGAAGCTTCTCCCGAACAAGGGGATTCCTCTGCCGTTTATCAGTGCGGGCGGAACGAGCCTTTTTATAAGCTGTATGGGTATAGGAATACTGATGAATATTGCGCGTCAGTCTTCCAAAAGCCTTGAAGAGAATTATTGA